The Helicobacter sp. 'house sparrow 1' genome includes a region encoding these proteins:
- a CDS encoding pilus assembly FimT family protein yields MQKAFSLFEALLTFSILGILVFFAKPNITNQVHKSAHLLYQNILYAKNLALTQSTYYTDLKQTKWISDSFPSINPQILISNQIFWQIQFHLSGKYTQNSFSIYLDTPRFSQTTHYDNRPMAGDIIATQGLNLRCLSGYNNNNISDFCKNNAETSTRFMESFGVEIKINAQDICRERQTYRIYFDYLGKPYCGTQKTPITQPFVIVLQKEDLQEKVCILPKTGAVLKGKLCKKI; encoded by the coding sequence ATGCAAAAAGCTTTTAGCCTTTTTGAAGCTTTATTGACCTTTAGTATTCTTGGGATATTGGTTTTTTTTGCAAAACCCAATATCACCAATCAAGTACATAAAAGCGCGCATCTTCTTTATCAAAATATTCTTTATGCCAAAAATTTAGCACTCACTCAAAGCACATACTACACAGATTTAAAACAAACCAAATGGATAAGTGATAGCTTTCCTAGTATTAATCCTCAAATTTTAATTTCAAATCAAATATTTTGGCAAATTCAATTCCATCTAAGTGGAAAATACACTCAAAATAGTTTTAGTATTTATTTAGACACACCAAGATTCTCTCAAACAACACATTATGACAATCGTCCAATGGCAGGTGATATTATCGCTACACAAGGGCTAAATTTAAGATGCTTGAGTGGCTATAACAACAATAATATTTCTGATTTTTGCAAAAACAATGCTGAGACCTCAACTAGATTTATGGAATCTTTTGGGGTAGAAATTAAAATAAATGCACAAGATATTTGCAGGGAAAGACAAACTTATAGAATCTATTTTGATTATCTTGGAAAGCCTTATTGCGGAACACAAAAAACCCCAATCACCCAACCTTTTGTTATTGTTTTGCAAAAAGAAGATCTTCAAGAAAAAGTCTGTATCTTACCCAAAACAGGGGCTGTGTTGAAAGGAAAACTATGCAAAAAAATATAA
- a CDS encoding CoA-binding protein — protein sequence MYEKLKELKNIAINGLSPNPLKDSFMVSKFLQDKGFEIIPIYPKEDFILGQKVYRSYTQAHKEHQIDCVVVFRKSEKCLEIAEEILKSSPLPKVVFLQLGITNQQARQILEAKGIFFIENRCIKTELEILGI from the coding sequence GTGTATGAAAAATTGAAAGAACTTAAAAACATTGCAATAAATGGACTAAGCCCCAACCCGCTAAAAGATAGCTTTATGGTTTCTAAATTTTTACAAGATAAGGGTTTTGAGATTATTCCTATTTACCCAAAGGAAGATTTTATATTGGGTCAAAAGGTTTATAGAAGCTATACTCAAGCTCACAAAGAACATCAAATTGATTGTGTAGTAGTTTTTAGAAAAAGTGAAAAGTGCTTAGAAATTGCTGAAGAAATCCTAAAATCCTCTCCTCTTCCTAAAGTTGTCTTTCTGCAACTTGGAATTACAAACCAACAAGCAAGGCAAATTTTAGAAGCCAAGGGAATCTTTTTTATAGAGAATCGTTGCATAAAAACCGAATTAGAAATTTTAGGAATCTAA